A window from Citrus sinensis cultivar Valencia sweet orange chromosome 5, DVS_A1.0, whole genome shotgun sequence encodes these proteins:
- the LOC102609549 gene encoding uncharacterized protein LOC102609549 translates to MLKQVVGKVLNNWLVANGGEKAIRPFLYVPTSSLHQGQVLNAPRSFFGVEDFLDDDNSRPYTYKKEKKSKNTTKHISFKQRTVAYMEPFTLDVFISKRFVSASLTHRVTSKQVAVAGTNSKDIKAVLRSRSDIPACLAIGRILAERAREADVYTASYTPRERDKFEGKIRAVVQSLIDNGIDVKIYLD, encoded by the exons ATGCTGAAGCAAGTAGTAGGCAAGGTTTTAAACAACTGGCTGGTTGCAAATGGAGGAGAGAAGGCTATTAGGCCTTTTCTTTATGTACCCACTAGTAGTTTGCATCAAGGGCAG GTTCTAAATGCACCGAGGAGCTTTTTTGGCGTAGAGGATTTCCTTGATGATGACAATAGCCGGCCATACACTTacaagaaggagaagaaatcGAAGAACACAACCAAGCATATTTCATTCAAACAACGCACTGTTGCATATATGGAACCATTTACACTTGACGTGTTCATCTCCAAGCGGTTTGTTTCAGCCTCACTCACCCATAGGGTGACTAGTAAGCAAGTAGCCGTTGCTGGCACAAACTCTAAAGACATCAAAGCAGTGCTCAGGTCCCGATCAGATATACCTGCATGTTTGGCCATTGGTCGGATTTTGGCAGAGAGGGCCAGAGAAGCAGATGTCTACACTGCTTCGTACACACCCAGGGAGCGGGATAAATTTGAAGGAAAGATTCGAGCTGTGGTTCAGTCCCTCATTGATAATGGAATCGATGTTAAAATCTATCTTGACTGA